The window AATTCAAATTATAGGCATCGTCGATGGAGACGAATTTCAGACGCCGGCGATTGGCCGAGCCGCCATCCGCGGCTTACTTCGGCGCTGCCAATGTCGGCAAATCCCTGGCGAACTCATCAATGTCCGCCCACGGATCCCCCGACGTCTCGAGCAACCCCGGCAGCGAGGCGTAGTTCAGGTCCTCGGGCGCGTCGATCGCTTCCAGATCCGTCCAGCTCACCGGGGTCGAGGCCGGGAGGTTGGTGCGGGCGCGCAGCGAATAGGGGGCGGCGGAGGTGTGGCCGCGGGCGTTGCGGTGAAAGTCGATGAAGATGCGCTTCTTGCGGTTTTCCTTGCCCATGGTGGTGGTGAAGGTGTCTGGCGCGGTGGCGGCGAGGAAAGTCGAAATCGCGCTCGATACCTGGTGCAATTTCTTCCAGTTCTGCTTCCTCGTCACCGGCACGGTGATGTGGATACCCTTGCCACCCGACGTCTTGGCGAACGGCACCAGGCCAAGGCCCTCCAGCCCGGCCTTGATGTGGACCGCCGCCTCGACCACCTCGCGCCAGGAAATCCCCTCGCCCGGGTCGAGGTCGAAGACGATCTGGTCGGGCTTGTCGAGTTTGGTCCGGTGCGTGCCCCAGGTGTGGAATTCCACGACGCCGAATTGCGCCAGCGCCAGGTAGCCCCTGGCGTCCTCGACCGACAGATAGGTTTTTGTCTCGCCCTCCGAATTGGTGCTCTCGAACACCGCCACCGAAGGCGGCATGCCGGTGAAGGCGTGGCGCTGGAAGAAGCAGTCCTGCGGCTTGCCGGTCGGGCAGCGCACCAGCGACACCGGGCGGCCGATGATGTGCGGCAGCATGAAGTCGCCGACCAACGCGTAGTAGACGGCGATGTCGAGCTTGGTCGGGCCGGTCCTGCCGAACAGCCGGCGCTCCGGATTGGTGACCCAGATGGTGGCGAGGTCCGACTCCGCGATCAGCCGCTTGCGCTTGACAGGGACCGGCGTGGTCAGCCCGCCGACATCGCGCAGGCCGCGGAAGACCCCGTGGCGGATCGCATTGTCGGCGGTACGGTTCGAATAGCGGACGCGGGCCGACAGCAGGGGCTTGACCCAGCGCATCTCGCGCATGATCTCGCGCGGCACGCCTTCGGGAGGACTGGCGCCGGCGGTCAACCGCTCCAGCCGGGCGAGCAGGTCAACCGCCATGTCGCGGTCGAAGCCGGTCCCGACCTTGCCGCGATAGTGCAATTCGCCATCGACGAACTCGGCCATGCCGAGCGCCGCTAACCCTTCCGCCCGGTCGGATACGGTATAGCCGGCGATGACGAAATCATCCGTCTTTTGCGCCTTAACCTTGGTCCAGCTCTTGGTACGGCCGCTCTGATAGATGGCGTCGGCGCGCTTGGAGACGACGCCTTCCAGCCCGAGATCCGAGGCCTGTTCATAGAGTCCCCGCCCGTCGCCCTCGACATGGTCGCTGTACTGGATGGCGGCGTTGGCGGCCTGGCCGGCAAGCAGCTCGGCAAGCAAGGCTTTCCGCTGCTGCAACGGCGCCTTGCGCAGGTCCCAGCCATCGAGGTGAAGCAGGTCGAAAGCGTAGAAATGCAGCTTGGAGCCGGCACCTTCGGCCAGCGCGTCCTGCAGCAGCGCGAACCGGGAGATGCCCTTCTCGTCGAGCACCATGATCTCGCCGTCGATGATCGCCTGTTGGACCGGCAGCCGCGAAAAGGCCTGCGGGAGATCGCCATAGCGCTTCGTCCAGTCGATGCCGCCGCGGGTGACAAGCCGCGCCTCGCCGTCGACGACATGCGCCATGGTGCGGTAGCCGTCGAACTTGATCTCGTGCAGCCACAGCTCGCCGGTGTCCTCGGCAGGCCCCTCGCCGCCCGGCGGCTTCGGCACTTGCGTGGCCAGCTGCGGCTCGATGCGGGCGGGCGGCGGCGCCTTGACGGCGCCAGGCAGCGCGCCGGGCTTCAGCGAGCCGGGTTTCGGCGGCAGCCGCGCCGGCTTTTTCGGCGGCGCTACCAGTTCCTCGATGCGGCGGCCGGACTTCACGCTTTCCGGCCGCGCCTCGAGGATGTCGAGCGTGGTGTCGGAGGCGAGATCGCGCTCCTTGAACAAGAGCCAGTTCTTCTTCGCCTCATCCTCGCCAGGCTTGGGCTTCAGCCTGGTCAGCATCCAGCCGCCGTTCAGCTTCTGGCCGGCCAGCCGAAATTTGAAGGCGCCGGTACGCAGGCTTTTGTCGACATCGTCCATCGGCGCCCAGGTGCCGCTGTCCCAGACAATCATCGGCCCGCCGCCATATTCGCCCTCGGGGATGACACCCTCGAAGTCGATATATTCGAGCGGATGGTCCTCGGTCTCGACCGCCAGCCGCTTGTCGGCCGGGTTGAGCGAAGGCCCGCGCGGCACCGCCCAGCTTTTGAGCACGCCGCCGACTTCGAGACGCAGGTCGTAGTGGTCGGCTGTGGCATGATGCTTGTGGACGACGAAACGGTTGCCCTCCTCGTCGACCGTCCCGCCCGCCGGCTCCGGCGTGCGGCTGAATTCGCGCTTGGCGCGGTAGGTTTTGAGTTTGGGCGGGGCTGGCATGGTTAGGCGGGGGTGGCGGAAAGCGCGGCTTTCCGGCGCCGCGTTCCCGCGAACCCTGAGGTCGTCATCCTCGGGCTTGACCCGAGGATCCATGCCGTAACATCAGCCGTAGAATGCAGCGAAGCAGGTTTTGGACCGCAGCGGCGCTTTGATGTCACGGCATGGATCCCAGGGTCTCCGCGACGTCGCTTCGCTCCTGCTCCGCCCTGGGATGACGAAGGGATGGCTGCCACGCTCAATCGTCGGTGGCCGGCGTCAGTTCGAGCTCGGCTGGCGACAGGCCCTGCCTGAGCTGGGCAAGCCGGAATTCGTCGACCCAATAGGCCTCGCCATCAACCAGCACGCGCGCCCTGTAAGTGCCGTCGGAAAAGCTCTGCGCGGTGACATAGACCTTGTGGCGATCGAGCGCTTTCTTCACCGCAGCGCGGCGGGACTTCTCTCTGGCACCGGGACTGGCCATGGCCTCACTCGCAACACGCTGCCGCCGAGTTAGCGGCTGTCCAACAAGGATGGCCGAGAGCGAGGGGCGAGTCAATTTCGCAAACGGTGATGGGCCGATCCACCTTGCGGGAAGATCGCCAGCCTCGCCGCCAATTTCGGCCCCTCGCCCGTTCTTGCGCAATCGTTTGCCCTTGGCTAGCATCCTTGCGCCGGCGCCGAGCGGAGGAGAACGTCGCGGCGAACCGGCTGGAGCGCCGTGCGTCCCCATGGGCGCTCACAGGTCACTCCATTGTTGAACCGACGCTGACCCTTCCCGAAGCCGGTTTACGGCTTTCGCGGTCACGCGTCCCTGTGGAGGATGATCGATGAACAGACGCGAATTTTTGCTGTCGTCCGTGGCGACCGGCGCCGTCGTGCTGGCAGCGCCCCTTGCCTTTGCCGCCGACAAGCTCAGCGTGCTCGGTTCGGTGCCCAATCTCGGCTTCCCGTTCTTCGTGCATATGCTGAACGAGATCAAGGCGGAAGCCCAGGCGCAGGGCGTCAACCTGACCGAGAGCGATGGCCAGAACTCGGCGCCCAAGCAGACGGCCGACATCGAGGCGGCGATCGTGCAGAAGGTCAACGCCATTGTCATCTCGCCGCTTGACGTCAACGCCTTGGCTCCGGCCATCGACGAGGCGGTCAAGGCAGGCATTCCGGTGGTCACCATCGACCGCCGCGTCGACGGGGTCGAGGGCATCCTTGCCCATGTCGGCGCCGACAACGTCAAGGGCGGCGAGGCCGAGGCCAAGGCCGTGGTGGCGGCGTTCCCCAACGGGGCCAAGCTCTTCCACCTGCAGGGCCAGCCCGGCGCCGGTCCGGCGATCGACCGCAACAAGGGCGTGCACAATGTGCTCGATCCGCTGAAGGACAAATACCAGATCATCTACGAGCAGACCGCCAACTTCGCCCGCGCCGAAGCGCTGACCGTGACCGAGGCGGGCCTCGCCGCCAATGGCAAGCCGGACGGCATCATCTGCGCCAATGACGACATGGCGCTAGGCGCGCTGGAAGCCTGTGCCGCCCGCAACTTCAGCGACGTCAAGATCTTCGGCTTCGACGCGCTTCCGGAAGCCCTGGTCGCGGTGCGCGACGGCAAGCTTGCCGGCACCGTCGAACAGTTCCCCGGCGAGCAGTCGCGCACCGCGGTGCAGATCGCCGTCGCCTACGCCAAGGACAAGACCGAGCCGAAGGAAAAGCTGGTGCTTTTGACGCCGATCGTCATCACCAAGGACAATCTCGACAAGGCGGAACGGCTGAACGAGACGAAGTAGGCCGATTGCGAAGGTCGGCGGGACGGCACCCCCTCTGCCCGGCAGAACAGAGGGGGTGTTCGAGCGCCGTGTTGGCGTGACATTGCAACAAAGGAGCCAGCTTTGTCCCTAGCCGAAGCCGCATCGCCGGCGCCAGCGCTGCTCGCCGTCGAAGGCGTCACCAAGCGCTTCGCCGGCGTGACCGCGCTGAGCGATGTCTCGCTCGATGTGCGTGCCGGCGAAATCCTCGGTCTGCTCGGCGAGAACGGCGCCGGCAAGTCGACGCTGCTCAAGATCCTGTCCGGCGTGATGGCGCCCTCCAGCGGCCGCATCCTGATCGACGGCGCCGAATACAGCCCGGCCAGCCCGCAGGACGCCAAGCGGCACGGCATCGTCACCATCTATCAGGAGCTCAGCCTGATACCGTCGCTGACGGTGGCCGAAAACATCTTCATCGGCCGCGCGCCGCTCGGGCCGCTGGGGCTGGTGAGCTGGCGCAGGATGGAGCAAGATTCGCGCGGCATCATTGCGCGCGTTGGCCTCGACCTCGATCCGGCGACGCCGGTGTCGGCGCTGTCGGTGGCCGAGCAGCAACTGGTCGAGATCGCGCGCGGGCTGTCGCTGCAAAGCCGCCTGATCATCATGGACGAGCCGACCTCGGCGCTCACCGAGACCGAGGTGCAGCGGCTGATGTCGATCATGGACCGGCTGCGCAAGGCCGGCGTCGCCATCATGTTCGTCACCCATCGGCTGGAGGAAGCGTCCGCCATCTGCGACCGCATGACGGTGCTGCGCGACGGCCGGCTGGCTGGGCATCTCGACCGCCAGGGCGGGCCGATCAAGCTGCCCAAGATCATCGAGAAGATGGTCGGCCGCGCCGCTTCCGAGCTCTATGCCAGGCCGACCCAGCGCGACGTCGCCGGCGATGTCAGGCTTTCGGTGCGCGGCCTGCGAACGGTGCGCGACCCGCAGGCGCCGCACGCCATCGTGCTCGAAGGCGTCGACCTCGACGTCAAGGCGGGGGAAATCCTCGGAGTCGCCGGCCTTGTCGGTTCCGGCCGCACCGAGCTTGCCCGCGCCATCTTCGGCGCCGACCGCATCGCCGCGGGCACCGTCGCGCTCGACGGCCAGCCGATCGCGCCGGCCTCGCCGGCCGATGCGATCGCGCTCGGCATCGGGCTGGTGCCGGAGGACCGCAAGCAGCAGGCGATCTTCGCGACGCTCGCTATCCTCACCAATTTCTCGATCGCGGCGCTTGGCCGCTACAGCAATGCCGCCGGCTTCATGACCGAGCGGCGCGAGCGCGAGGCGCTGGCGAACTACCGCAAGGCACTGTCGATCCGCATGGCCTCGCCCGAGCAGGCGATCGAGGGACTTTCGGGCGGCAACCAGCAGAAGGTGATCCTTGCCCGCTGGCTGGCGCGCGACCCCAAGGTGCTGATCGTCGACGAGCCGACGCGCGGCGTCGATGTCGGCGCCAAGGCCGAGGTGCACCAGATCCTGGTGCAGCTTGCCGCCCGCGGCATCGCCGTCATGATGATCTCGTCGGAGCTGCCGGAAGTGCTCGCCGTGTCGGACCGCATCGTCACCATGCGGCGCGGCCGCATCACCGGCGAGATGCCGGGCATCGAGGCGACCGAGGAGAAACTGATGGAACTGATGGCGCTCGACCGCAGGCAGGAAGCGATAGAATGACCAGCACCACCGAACAGCCCCGGCGCAGCCACGTCAGTTTCGCGCGAATTCTGATGAGCTTCGGTCCGCTGATGTTCCTGGCGGTGCTGATCGTCGTCTTCACCGTACTGAAGCCGAGTTTCATCGACCCGATCAACCTGTTCAACATCCTCAGGCAGATCTCGATCACCGGGCTGATCGCGCTCGGCATGACCTTCGTCATCCTCACCGCCGGCATCGATCTGTCGGTCGGCTCGCTGCTTGCCTTCTGCGGCATGGTCGCGGCGGTGGTGGCGAAGGGCGGCACCGCCAACACGCTGTCGCTGTCGACCAGCGGCACGCAAGGCTACGGCTGGTTCGCGGCACTTCTGGCGGCCGTCGTCGTCGGCGCCGTGGCCGGCGGCGTCCAGGGCCTTGCCATCACCAGGCTCAAGGTGCCGCCCTTCGTGGTGACGCTGGGCGGGCTGACGGTGTTCCGCGGCCTGACGCTGACCATCTCCAGCGGCGGGCCGATCTCCGGCTTCGACGCCTCGATGCGATGGTTCGGCACCGGCCTGATCGGCCCGGTGCCGGTGCCTGCGCTGATCTTCGCGGCGGCGGCGATCCTTTGCCACATCGTCCTGCGCTATACGCGCTACGGCCGCGCGGTCTATGCCGTCGGCGGCAATGCCGAGGCCGCAAGGCTGTCGGGCCTGCGCGTCGACCGCGTCCTGGTCTCGGTCTACGTTATCGTCGGCTTCTTCGCCGGTCTTGCCGCCTTCGTGCTTTCGGCACGGCTGAACTCGTCCGAGGCGGTCGCCGGGATCGGCTATGAGCTGACGGTGATCTCGGCCGTGGTCATCGGCGGCACCTCGCTGTTCGGCGGCATCGGCAGCGTCGGCGGCACGGTGGTGGGCGCCGCGCTGATCGGCGTGCTGCAGAACGGACTGCAGTTCAACAACGTTTCGTCCTATACGCAAAGCATCGTCATAGGCCTGATCCTGATCCTCGCCGTGGCTTTCGATCGCTGGCTGAAATCGCGCGTAAGGCGATGACGATCAGGCACTGCCCAAGAGGCAAATGGCGCCGGCCAGAGGAGAAGGCCGCCCTCAGTAACCCGTGCCGCCACCGGGAGGCATGGGCGGGCCGGCGGCTTCCTTCTTCGGCTTCTCAGCCACCATCGCCTCGGTGGTGACCAAGAGGCCAGCGATGGAGGCGGCGTCCTGCAATGCGGTGCGCACCACCTTGGCCGGGTCGATCACGCCCTGCCCATAAAGGTCGCCATAGTCGCCAGTCTGCGCGTTCCAGCCGAAGGAGAATTGCGGGTTCTCGCGCAGCTTGCCGACGATGATCGAGCCTTCAGCGCCGGCGTTCTCGGCGATCTGGCGCACCGGCGTCTCCAGCGCGCGACGCACGATCTCGACACCGGTCCTCTGGTCGGGATTGGCGACATCGACTGCGTCGAGTGCCTTCGCCACCCGCAGCAGCGCCACGCCGCCACCGGGCAGGATGCCTTCCTCGACCGCGGCGCGGGTGGCGTGCATGGCATCGTCAACGCGGTCCTTGCGCTCCCTCACCTCGACCTCGGTCGAGCCGCCGACGCGGATGACGGCGACGCCGCCGGCGAGCTTGGCCAGCCGCTCCTGCAGCTTCTCCCGGTCATAGTCGGACGTGGTTTCCTCGATCTGCGCCTTGATCTGGCCTATGCGGCCCTGTATCTCGTCCTTGCGGCCGGCGCCGTCGACAATGGTTGTGGTCTCCTTCTCAATTTCCACCTTCCTGGCGCGACCGAGCATCTCCAGCGTGACGTTCTCCAGCTTGATGCCGAGATCCTCGGAGATCGCCGTGCCGCCGACGAGGATGGCGATGTCCTCCAGCATTGCCTTGCGACGGTCGCCGAAGCCGGGCGCCTTGACGGCGGCGACCTTGAGGCCGCCGCGCAGCTTGTTGACCACCAGCGTGGCCAGCGCCTCGCCTTCGACATCCTCGGCGATGATCAAAAGCGGCTTGGCCGACTGCACCACCGCCTCCAGGATCGGCAGCAGTGCCTGCAGGTTGGACAGCTTCTTCTCGTGGATCAGCAGATAGGTTTCTTCCAGCTCGACGCGCATCTTGTCCTGGTTGGTTATGAAGTAAGGCGAGAGATAGCCGCGGTCGAACTGCATGCCTTCGACCACTTCGAGCTCGGTCTCGGCGGTCTTGGCTTCCTCGACGGTGATGACGCCTTCGTTGCCGACCTTCTGCATCGCTTCGGCCAGGAAGCGGCCGATCTCGGCATCGCCATTGGCCGAGATGGTGCCGACCTGGGCGATCTCGTCATTCCTGGTCACCTTGCGGGCATTGGCCTTCAATTCGACGACAATGGCCTCGACGGCCTTGTCGATGCCCCGCTTCAAATCCATAGGGTTCATGCCGGCGGCAACCGCCCTGTTGCCCTCCTGAACGATGGCTTGGGCGAGAACCGTGGCGGTGGTGGTGCCGTCGCCGGCGACGTCGCTGGTCTTCGACGCCACTTCGCGCACCATCTGCGCACCCATGTTCTCGAACTTATCGAGCAGTTCGATCTCCTTCGCCACCGTCACGCCGTCCTTGGTGATGCGCGGGGCGCCGTACGACTTGTCGATGACCACGTTGCGACCCTTGGGGCCGAGCGTCACCTTTACCGCGTCGGCCAGGATATCGACGCCGCGCAGCATCTTCTCGCGCGCCTCGGTGTGGAATTTTACTTCCTTGGCAGCCATGGAACTCTCCCTCCGCGAGCCTTTTTTGCCGGACCCCGCGCGCCTATCGAA is drawn from Mesorhizobium sp. B1-1-8 and contains these coding sequences:
- the ligD gene encoding DNA ligase D yields the protein MPAPPKLKTYRAKREFSRTPEPAGGTVDEEGNRFVVHKHHATADHYDLRLEVGGVLKSWAVPRGPSLNPADKRLAVETEDHPLEYIDFEGVIPEGEYGGGPMIVWDSGTWAPMDDVDKSLRTGAFKFRLAGQKLNGGWMLTRLKPKPGEDEAKKNWLLFKERDLASDTTLDILEARPESVKSGRRIEELVAPPKKPARLPPKPGSLKPGALPGAVKAPPPARIEPQLATQVPKPPGGEGPAEDTGELWLHEIKFDGYRTMAHVVDGEARLVTRGGIDWTKRYGDLPQAFSRLPVQQAIIDGEIMVLDEKGISRFALLQDALAEGAGSKLHFYAFDLLHLDGWDLRKAPLQQRKALLAELLAGQAANAAIQYSDHVEGDGRGLYEQASDLGLEGVVSKRADAIYQSGRTKSWTKVKAQKTDDFVIAGYTVSDRAEGLAALGMAEFVDGELHYRGKVGTGFDRDMAVDLLARLERLTAGASPPEGVPREIMREMRWVKPLLSARVRYSNRTADNAIRHGVFRGLRDVGGLTTPVPVKRKRLIAESDLATIWVTNPERRLFGRTGPTKLDIAVYYALVGDFMLPHIIGRPVSLVRCPTGKPQDCFFQRHAFTGMPPSVAVFESTNSEGETKTYLSVEDARGYLALAQFGVVEFHTWGTHRTKLDKPDQIVFDLDPGEGISWREVVEAAVHIKAGLEGLGLVPFAKTSGGKGIHITVPVTRKQNWKKLHQVSSAISTFLAATAPDTFTTTMGKENRKKRIFIDFHRNARGHTSAAPYSLRARTNLPASTPVSWTDLEAIDAPEDLNYASLPGLLETSGDPWADIDEFARDLPTLAAPK
- a CDS encoding substrate-binding domain-containing protein — its product is MNRREFLLSSVATGAVVLAAPLAFAADKLSVLGSVPNLGFPFFVHMLNEIKAEAQAQGVNLTESDGQNSAPKQTADIEAAIVQKVNAIVISPLDVNALAPAIDEAVKAGIPVVTIDRRVDGVEGILAHVGADNVKGGEAEAKAVVAAFPNGAKLFHLQGQPGAGPAIDRNKGVHNVLDPLKDKYQIIYEQTANFARAEALTVTEAGLAANGKPDGIICANDDMALGALEACAARNFSDVKIFGFDALPEALVAVRDGKLAGTVEQFPGEQSRTAVQIAVAYAKDKTEPKEKLVLLTPIVITKDNLDKAERLNETK
- a CDS encoding sugar ABC transporter ATP-binding protein, with product MSLAEAASPAPALLAVEGVTKRFAGVTALSDVSLDVRAGEILGLLGENGAGKSTLLKILSGVMAPSSGRILIDGAEYSPASPQDAKRHGIVTIYQELSLIPSLTVAENIFIGRAPLGPLGLVSWRRMEQDSRGIIARVGLDLDPATPVSALSVAEQQLVEIARGLSLQSRLIIMDEPTSALTETEVQRLMSIMDRLRKAGVAIMFVTHRLEEASAICDRMTVLRDGRLAGHLDRQGGPIKLPKIIEKMVGRAASELYARPTQRDVAGDVRLSVRGLRTVRDPQAPHAIVLEGVDLDVKAGEILGVAGLVGSGRTELARAIFGADRIAAGTVALDGQPIAPASPADAIALGIGLVPEDRKQQAIFATLAILTNFSIAALGRYSNAAGFMTERREREALANYRKALSIRMASPEQAIEGLSGGNQQKVILARWLARDPKVLIVDEPTRGVDVGAKAEVHQILVQLAARGIAVMMISSELPEVLAVSDRIVTMRRGRITGEMPGIEATEEKLMELMALDRRQEAIE
- a CDS encoding ABC transporter permease, which gives rise to MTSTTEQPRRSHVSFARILMSFGPLMFLAVLIVVFTVLKPSFIDPINLFNILRQISITGLIALGMTFVILTAGIDLSVGSLLAFCGMVAAVVAKGGTANTLSLSTSGTQGYGWFAALLAAVVVGAVAGGVQGLAITRLKVPPFVVTLGGLTVFRGLTLTISSGGPISGFDASMRWFGTGLIGPVPVPALIFAAAAILCHIVLRYTRYGRAVYAVGGNAEAARLSGLRVDRVLVSVYVIVGFFAGLAAFVLSARLNSSEAVAGIGYELTVISAVVIGGTSLFGGIGSVGGTVVGAALIGVLQNGLQFNNVSSYTQSIVIGLILILAVAFDRWLKSRVRR
- the groL gene encoding chaperonin GroEL (60 kDa chaperone family; promotes refolding of misfolded polypeptides especially under stressful conditions; forms two stacked rings of heptamers to form a barrel-shaped 14mer; ends can be capped by GroES; misfolded proteins enter the barrel where they are refolded when GroES binds), producing the protein MAAKEVKFHTEAREKMLRGVDILADAVKVTLGPKGRNVVIDKSYGAPRITKDGVTVAKEIELLDKFENMGAQMVREVASKTSDVAGDGTTTATVLAQAIVQEGNRAVAAGMNPMDLKRGIDKAVEAIVVELKANARKVTRNDEIAQVGTISANGDAEIGRFLAEAMQKVGNEGVITVEEAKTAETELEVVEGMQFDRGYLSPYFITNQDKMRVELEETYLLIHEKKLSNLQALLPILEAVVQSAKPLLIIAEDVEGEALATLVVNKLRGGLKVAAVKAPGFGDRRKAMLEDIAILVGGTAISEDLGIKLENVTLEMLGRARKVEIEKETTTIVDGAGRKDEIQGRIGQIKAQIEETTSDYDREKLQERLAKLAGGVAVIRVGGSTEVEVRERKDRVDDAMHATRAAVEEGILPGGGVALLRVAKALDAVDVANPDQRTGVEIVRRALETPVRQIAENAGAEGSIIVGKLRENPQFSFGWNAQTGDYGDLYGQGVIDPAKVVRTALQDAASIAGLLVTTEAMVAEKPKKEAAGPPMPPGGGTGY